In the genome of Chryseobacterium sp. 52, the window GCTTGCCGGCCATTTTCTCGTAGACCTTCCGCTGGGCACTGCGGTTGCTACGCTGGCATTCTATTAGTAATTCTCTTTCCATAGTAAGGCTTTATACTCTTATAGATGCATAAACTTTGGGATAGGTTGGAAACATTTTAAATCTTTTTTAATAAAAGGGTAAAATACTGAATAAACTGATTCCCAAACAGGTCAGTTTCATTTCTGTTTTTTTCACTTTTTTCACTTTCAAATTTAACTTTTCCCTTTGTAACAAATCTTTAATGTGAACGACTATTCACATAAATAATCTTTTTATAGTAATGAAAAATATCAAAATTACCTCATTACTTTTTGTTTTGTCTGCAGGAAGTATGATGTTTGCCCAAGATGACTTGATCAACAAATTAAAAAACAATCAATCTCAAAATGCTAATTTTCAGTTCACAGCGTTAAAAGACGTGGGAGCTACTTCAGTAAAAAACCAGGGTTCATCAGGAACATGCTGGAGTTATTCCGGAAATTCTTTCCTTGAATCTGAAATGCAGAGAATGGGTAAAAAGCCTGTAGATCTTGCTGAAATTTTCACGGCAAGAAATTCTTACCACGATAAAGCCAAATTATATGTACTTAACAGCGGAGCAATCAGCTGGGGTGACGGAGGCGAACTGCATGATGTTGTCAATATGTACAAAAAATACGGTGCGGTACCTCAGGATGTGTATACAGGATTAAAATCAGGACAAAACCTTAATAACTTTAAGGAAATGCAGGGGAAATTAAAACCTGTTCTTGACAGCCTTGTTCAGGCGGGTTCAAAAGGAAAACTTACGGATAACTGGATGGATTCGGTAGATGCCATTCTGGATGAATATCTTGGAAAAGTTCCTGCTAACTTTACGTATGAAGGAAAAAATTATACTCCTAAGACCTTCGCTAAAGAAGTGGTAGGAATCAACCCTGAAGATTATATTGAAATCTCTTCATATAAAGACTATCCGTACTATCAGAAATTTGTAGTTCCAATTCCTGATAACTGGAGCCATGATTCTGACTGGAATGTTCCG includes:
- a CDS encoding aminopeptidase C, which encodes MKNIKITSLLFVLSAGSMMFAQDDLINKLKNNQSQNANFQFTALKDVGATSVKNQGSSGTCWSYSGNSFLESEMQRMGKKPVDLAEIFTARNSYHDKAKLYVLNSGAISWGDGGELHDVVNMYKKYGAVPQDVYTGLKSGQNLNNFKEMQGKLKPVLDSLVQAGSKGKLTDNWMDSVDAILDEYLGKVPANFTYEGKNYTPKTFAKEVVGINPEDYIEISSYKDYPYYQKFVVPIPDNWSHDSDWNVPMKDLTAIIDNAVNKGYSVGWATDVSEPYFSYKNGVAYVPDMDLNLINAENKQTLFTEPKKDKTITEDMRQKALNNLSTTDDHGMHIVGLAKDQTGKEYYMVKNSWGVTNDFEGYLYVTRPYVEYKSTAILIHKNAVPKSILKQLKPTKNIGL